Proteins encoded together in one Chrysiogenia bacterium window:
- a CDS encoding agmatine deiminase family protein: MSESLSLSAQGWRMPAEWEPHEATWLSWPHNPKTWPGRDFTVIEDIWAQMAAALAPGEIVNILASERLHERVHKALSRRSVPEDRIRLHDVPTNDVWARDHGPIFLVRDENGTRERLILNWDYNAWGGKFPPWDDDNRVPARVSEITGIAHVTPGMILEGGSIDVNGRGCLLTTEQCLLNKNRNPSLTREQIEQRLRDHLGATNILWLHDGLEGDDTDGHVDDITRFVSERVIVTTMCEDTNDANHVVLLENR; encoded by the coding sequence ATGAGTGAGAGTTTGAGCCTTTCCGCACAGGGCTGGCGCATGCCGGCCGAGTGGGAGCCCCATGAAGCCACGTGGCTTTCGTGGCCGCACAATCCGAAAACCTGGCCTGGACGCGATTTCACCGTTATCGAGGACATTTGGGCGCAGATGGCCGCCGCGCTGGCGCCGGGAGAAATCGTGAACATCCTGGCGAGCGAGCGCCTGCACGAGCGCGTGCACAAGGCGCTCTCCAGACGCAGCGTTCCCGAGGACCGCATTCGCCTGCACGACGTGCCAACCAACGACGTGTGGGCGCGCGATCACGGCCCGATTTTTTTGGTGCGCGACGAGAACGGCACGCGCGAGCGACTCATTCTCAACTGGGACTACAACGCCTGGGGCGGCAAGTTCCCCCCCTGGGACGATGACAACCGTGTGCCGGCCCGCGTCTCGGAGATCACCGGCATTGCTCACGTTACGCCCGGCATGATTCTCGAAGGCGGAAGCATCGACGTGAATGGACGCGGCTGTTTGCTCACCACCGAGCAGTGCCTGCTCAACAAGAACCGCAATCCCTCCCTCACGCGGGAGCAGATCGAGCAACGTCTGCGCGACCACCTTGGAGCAACGAACATACTGTGGCTCCATGACGGGCTGGAGGGCGACGACACCGATGGCCATGTCGATGACATCACACGTTTCGTTTCCGAGCGCGTGATCGTGACGACGATGTGCGAGGACACAAACGACGCCAACCACGTGGTGCTTCTCGAAAATCGCAG
- a CDS encoding carbon-nitrogen hydrolase, giving the protein MSAVKIALVQMSCSEDPAANLDKALARTREAASKGAQIIGLQELFRSQYFCHEEDPRHFDLAEPIPGPTTKAFSKLAQETKTVIICPLFERRTGGLYHNTVAVIDADGTVLGKYRKMHIPHDPHFYEKYYFTPGDLGFRVFETQHGRIASLICWDQWFPEGARLAALAGAQILYYPTAIGWLKGESDEDRRGMRDAWQTVQRSHAITNGLFVAAANRVGIEHEIEFWGNSFIVDPMGRFLARGAEGEEILYAECDFKQIEATRRAWPFLRDRRIDAYGGLTRRYLDED; this is encoded by the coding sequence ATGAGCGCCGTAAAAATTGCGCTGGTTCAGATGTCGTGCTCGGAAGATCCAGCCGCGAACCTCGACAAGGCGCTCGCCCGCACGCGCGAGGCGGCCTCCAAAGGTGCGCAGATCATCGGCCTACAGGAGCTCTTTCGCTCGCAGTATTTCTGCCACGAGGAAGACCCCAGGCACTTCGACCTGGCCGAGCCCATCCCGGGCCCCACGACAAAGGCTTTCTCGAAACTCGCGCAGGAAACAAAGACCGTCATCATTTGTCCGCTCTTCGAGCGTCGCACTGGCGGGCTCTACCACAACACCGTCGCGGTCATCGATGCCGACGGCACCGTGCTGGGAAAGTATCGCAAGATGCACATCCCCCACGATCCGCATTTTTATGAAAAGTACTACTTCACGCCCGGCGATCTTGGATTTCGCGTCTTCGAAACGCAGCACGGGCGCATCGCTTCGCTCATCTGCTGGGACCAGTGGTTTCCCGAGGGCGCGCGCCTTGCCGCACTCGCCGGTGCGCAGATTCTCTACTACCCCACGGCAATTGGCTGGCTGAAAGGCGAGAGCGACGAAGACCGTCGCGGCATGCGCGATGCCTGGCAGACGGTCCAGCGCTCCCACGCAATCACCAACGGCCTGTTTGTCGCCGCGGCCAACCGCGTGGGAATCGAACACGAAATCGAGTTCTGGGGAAACAGCTTCATCGTCGACCCGATGGGCCGCTTTCTGGCGCGCGGCGCCGAGGGCGAGGAAATTCTCTACGCCGAGTGCGATTTCAAACAGATTGAAGCCACCCGCCGCGCCTGGCCCTTCCTGCGCGACCGGCGCATCGATGCCTACGGCGGACTTACGCGCCGTTACCTCGACGAAGACTGA
- a CDS encoding SCP2 sterol-binding domain-containing protein, giving the protein MAFSDPREIFEKRIQNGIAADPERAARVDAVFKFVITGEGGGVWMVNLRDAPGVTEGDEDAGCVIMMSTADFLDMNNGKLDPQAAFMSGRMNITGDWSLAFKLGEILGGGAPRE; this is encoded by the coding sequence ATGGCATTTTCCGATCCGCGTGAGATTTTCGAAAAACGCATCCAGAACGGCATCGCAGCCGATCCCGAGCGTGCGGCCCGGGTCGATGCCGTCTTCAAATTCGTCATCACAGGCGAGGGCGGCGGCGTGTGGATGGTGAACCTGCGGGACGCCCCCGGCGTTACCGAAGGGGACGAGGACGCCGGTTGCGTCATCATGATGAGCACCGCCGATTTCCTCGACATGAACAACGGCAAGCTCGACCCGCAGGCGGCCTTCATGTCGGGCCGGATGAACATCACCGGCGACTGGTCGCTGGCATTCAAACTGGGCGAAA